In Finegoldia magna ATCC 53516, a genomic segment contains:
- a CDS encoding MATE family efflux transporter, whose translation MKTRNLTEGNIYKELISLSLPIMATSFIQMSYNLMDLFWLGRLSIESVAAAGTVGFFGWLSYAICMMLSVGVQISVADSIGKKDMDSVQKYISNAIKFALIVGFVFISLMVLFKVQIIHFFNLDESVTKLAFEYYGFFVASIFFNFINPVLTGILNGQGESKIPFIINTIALGINIVLDPVLIFGFGFIKPMGIKGAALATFIAQMSACIMFMIVRFEYFKYLKEKMHLIYAKRLFDLGFPIALQECLFATFSIIMAAIIAHWGKEAIAAQKIGNQIESITWLTVGGFSVALSTFIAQNNGAKNYSRVMEGYKKGMKICIGIGIFTTIFLFTFSPQLFKLFIPDDPNTLNIGVVYLRILSISEIFMCVEIATTGFFNGISLTKYPSINGIIFNFIRIPLSLLVMYNNLRIEWIWVIISSLVICKGISLFIVFYRKVYKNKLKYLLD comes from the coding sequence TTGAAAACTAGAAATCTTACTGAAGGTAATATTTATAAGGAATTAATAAGCCTATCATTACCAATTATGGCAACGTCTTTTATACAGATGAGTTATAATTTGATGGACTTATTTTGGTTGGGAAGACTCTCTATTGAATCAGTGGCTGCAGCTGGAACTGTAGGTTTTTTTGGATGGTTAAGTTATGCAATATGTATGATGCTTAGTGTAGGGGTACAAATATCTGTAGCAGATAGCATTGGTAAAAAAGATATGGATTCTGTACAAAAATACATATCTAATGCTATAAAATTTGCCTTAATAGTTGGATTTGTATTTATTTCCTTAATGGTTTTATTTAAAGTACAAATAATACATTTCTTTAATCTGGATGAATCTGTTACAAAGCTAGCTTTTGAATATTACGGATTCTTTGTAGCTTCAATATTTTTTAACTTTATAAATCCAGTTCTAACTGGAATATTAAATGGACAAGGCGAAAGCAAAATTCCTTTTATAATAAACACAATTGCATTGGGAATTAATATAGTATTAGACCCTGTTTTGATATTTGGATTTGGATTTATAAAACCAATGGGAATAAAAGGCGCTGCTCTTGCAACTTTTATCGCTCAAATGTCCGCATGTATTATGTTTATGATAGTTAGATTTGAATATTTTAAATATTTGAAGGAAAAAATGCATTTAATTTATGCAAAAAGACTTTTTGATTTAGGATTTCCTATAGCTCTTCAAGAATGCCTTTTTGCGACGTTTTCTATAATAATGGCTGCTATTATAGCTCATTGGGGAAAAGAAGCTATAGCGGCACAAAAAATAGGCAATCAAATAGAATCTATAACTTGGTTAACAGTTGGTGGATTCAGTGTTGCATTATCTACTTTCATTGCTCAGAATAATGGAGCAAAAAACTATTCTAGAGTAATGGAAGGTTATAAAAAAGGAATGAAAATATGTATTGGTATAGGAATATTTACTACTATATTTTTATTTACTTTTTCACCTCAATTATTTAAGCTATTTATTCCAGATGATCCTAATACGTTAAATATAGGGGTAGTGTATTTAAGAATATTATCAATCTCAGAAATATTCATGTGTGTAGAAATAGCTACTACAGGATTTTTTAATGGAATTTCATTAACAAAGTATCCTTCAATAAATGGAATTATATTTAATTTCATAAGAATTCCATTATCTCTTTTAGTTATGTATAATAACTTGAGAATAGAGTGGATATGGGTAATTATATCCTCACTTGTTATATGTAAGGGAATTAGCTTGTTTATTGTATTTTACAGAAAAGTGTACAAAAATAAATTAAAATATTTATTGGATTAA
- a CDS encoding lipid II:glycine glycyltransferase FemX, which yields MAYEMVTLSSEEHDNFVKNHKYGELNQIYKWQFVKKGWIGKNIGIKKDGKLVGACLILLRKLRVLPYYFAYAPKGPVIDYENKEDLKATIQILKDFCKKNKVFSLKFDPQISVETDGLIDYLKELGCYHHGLKKGLEYNQPRYYMITDIDKSEKEVMNSFQSRTKSVVKKSLKNGLECKRCDKNELSKFSKLMEITAKRDEFNHRSHEYFENLYDVLAPDDDCELYLTKLIPSSVKKSNENELDQIDKQKLKTKNKLEKDITDEKKNNFLKELDVLDNRRARCKDLIDQMDEYIENGVDEIVLSGALLTFCGKKSYYLYGASSNDFRDLSPNYLMQWTMIKRAIEKGCTSYDFGGVSGYTPEDNVEDHEAGLYEFKKRFGTEMLATIGEFDIVFNKFINKLFEFALKHR from the coding sequence ATGGCTTACGAAATGGTTACACTTAGTAGTGAAGAGCATGATAATTTTGTTAAAAACCATAAATATGGAGAATTAAATCAAATATATAAATGGCAGTTCGTAAAAAAAGGATGGATCGGAAAAAATATTGGAATTAAAAAAGACGGCAAACTTGTTGGCGCTTGTTTAATCTTATTAAGAAAACTCCGGGTTCTTCCCTATTATTTTGCTTATGCTCCAAAAGGACCTGTAATTGATTATGAAAATAAAGAAGACTTAAAAGCAACTATCCAAATTTTAAAGGATTTTTGTAAAAAGAATAAAGTTTTTTCATTGAAATTTGACCCTCAAATCTCTGTAGAAACTGATGGATTGATTGATTATTTAAAAGAACTCGGATGCTACCATCATGGTTTAAAAAAAGGATTAGAATACAATCAGCCTAGATATTATATGATAACTGATATAGATAAGTCAGAAAAAGAAGTCATGAATTCTTTTCAATCTAGAACTAAAAGTGTTGTAAAAAAATCGTTGAAAAACGGACTTGAGTGTAAAAGATGTGACAAGAATGAATTATCTAAGTTTTCAAAATTAATGGAAATTACAGCTAAAAGAGATGAGTTTAATCATAGAAGTCACGAATATTTTGAGAATTTATATGATGTTTTAGCTCCAGATGACGATTGTGAATTATATCTAACTAAACTTATACCTTCAAGTGTAAAGAAATCCAATGAAAATGAGTTAGATCAAATAGATAAACAAAAACTCAAAACTAAAAATAAATTGGAAAAGGATATAACAGATGAGAAAAAGAATAATTTTTTAAAGGAACTAGATGTATTAGATAATAGAAGAGCAAGATGTAAAGATTTGATTGACCAAATGGATGAATATATTGAAAATGGTGTTGATGAAATTGTATTATCAGGAGCTTTGTTAACATTTTGTGGCAAGAAATCATATTACCTTTACGGAGCATCTTCAAATGATTTTAGAGATTTAAGTCCAAATTATTTAATGCAATGGACTATGATAAAAAGAGCTATAGAAAAGGGATGCACTTCGTATGATTTCGGAGGAGTATCAGGTTATACTCCGGAAGATAATGTTGAAGACCATGAAGCCGGACTATATGAATTTAAGAAAAGATTTGGTACTGAAATGTTAGCTACAATTGGAGAGTTTGACATAGTATTTAATAAATTTATCAATAAATTATTTGAGTTCGCTTTAAAACACAGATAA
- the ppdK gene encoding pyruvate, phosphate dikinase has protein sequence MTEKYVYGFKEGNKDMKSLLGGKGANLAEMTNMDIPVPTGFTITTEACNKFYQEDEKLWDGLFEEIKSHIEETEKELNKKFSDEENPLLFSVRSGAVISMPGMMDTILNLGLNDKSVIGLAKSTNNERFAYDSYRRFIQMFSDVAREIPKVLFENELDKIKEEKNVTDDTDLDSEDLKKIVEKFKEIYKEEMGEDFPQDPIDQLRYAIEAVFRSWNNPRAKIYRQLNGIDDNLGTAVNIQSMVFGNMGNTSGTGVAFSRNPATGENKLFGEFLMNAQGEDVVAGIRTPQPISQLQDVMPEVYEQFHSITKRLEEHYRDMQDLEFTIENSKLYLLQTRNGKRTAISALNVAVDQVNEGLISKEEAILRIEPNSLNQLLHPTFDQKELENAEVITKGLAASPGAASGHVYFSAEDCKAAASKGIKSILVRQETSPEDIEGMIKAEGILTARGGMTSHAAVVARGMGACCVAGASEIRVDEENKVIRGKNIEIKEGDLISLDGSTGYVYKGEISKVSPELTGNFAQFMQWVDEIKRLGVKTNADTPKDAHQAKEFGAEGIGLTRTEHMFFNEERIPIVRQMILSNTTERRQKALDKLRPFQEEDFYNIYKEMGDLSVTIRLLDPPLHEFLPKEKHDIEELAKEMDLTYDEVNDIILELHEVNPMLGHRGCRLAVTYPEIYRMQARAIISAALKVKEETSHEIVPQIMIPLVGEKRELKYVKDQIIEEINQVFEETNQKLDYQIGTMIEIPRACLMADEIAEEADFFSFGTNDLTQMSFGFSRDDAGKFLSEYKEKKIYSRSPFERLDQEGVGQLIKIAIERGKSSNPDLHVGICGEHGGDPESVEFCHRIGLDYVSCSPYRVPIARLAAAQAAAREKLK, from the coding sequence ATGACAGAAAAATATGTTTACGGTTTTAAAGAAGGTAATAAAGACATGAAAAGCCTTCTTGGTGGAAAAGGTGCCAACTTAGCCGAAATGACTAACATGGATATACCTGTTCCAACAGGATTTACCATTACTACTGAAGCTTGTAACAAATTTTATCAAGAAGATGAAAAATTATGGGATGGATTATTTGAAGAAATCAAATCTCATATTGAAGAAACAGAAAAAGAATTAAACAAGAAATTTTCCGATGAAGAAAATCCTCTACTATTTTCTGTTCGTTCTGGCGCTGTAATATCTATGCCAGGTATGATGGACACAATCTTAAACCTAGGTTTGAATGACAAATCTGTTATTGGCTTAGCTAAATCAACTAATAACGAAAGATTTGCTTATGATTCATATAGAAGATTTATTCAAATGTTTTCAGATGTTGCAAGAGAAATTCCTAAAGTATTATTTGAAAACGAATTAGATAAAATAAAAGAAGAAAAAAACGTTACAGATGATACAGATCTTGATAGCGAAGATTTAAAGAAAATTGTTGAAAAATTCAAAGAAATCTACAAAGAAGAAATGGGCGAAGATTTTCCACAAGACCCTATCGATCAATTACGATATGCTATAGAAGCTGTTTTTAGATCTTGGAATAATCCTAGAGCAAAAATTTACAGACAATTAAACGGCATAGATGATAATTTAGGTACTGCAGTAAACATTCAATCAATGGTATTCGGTAACATGGGAAATACATCTGGAACAGGTGTTGCATTCTCAAGAAACCCTGCAACTGGTGAAAATAAATTATTTGGTGAATTCTTAATGAATGCACAAGGTGAAGATGTTGTTGCTGGTATAAGAACTCCTCAACCAATCAGTCAATTACAAGATGTTATGCCTGAAGTATATGAACAATTCCATTCTATAACTAAAAGATTGGAAGAACACTACAGAGATATGCAAGACTTGGAATTCACAATAGAGAATTCTAAATTATATTTACTTCAAACTAGAAACGGAAAAAGAACTGCTATCAGTGCGTTAAACGTTGCAGTAGATCAAGTAAATGAAGGTTTGATTTCAAAGGAAGAAGCTATTTTAAGAATTGAACCAAATAGTTTAAATCAACTCCTACACCCTACTTTTGATCAAAAAGAATTAGAAAATGCGGAAGTTATTACAAAAGGTTTAGCTGCTTCACCTGGAGCCGCTAGTGGTCACGTTTATTTTAGTGCTGAAGATTGTAAAGCAGCTGCATCTAAGGGCATTAAATCAATATTAGTTCGTCAAGAAACATCTCCTGAAGATATCGAAGGTATGATTAAAGCTGAAGGTATCTTAACTGCAAGAGGCGGTATGACATCACACGCTGCTGTAGTTGCACGTGGAATGGGTGCATGTTGTGTAGCAGGTGCTAGTGAAATAAGAGTAGATGAAGAAAACAAAGTAATAAGAGGTAAAAATATCGAAATCAAAGAAGGAGATTTGATTTCTTTAGATGGTAGTACTGGATATGTTTATAAAGGAGAAATTTCTAAAGTAAGTCCAGAACTAACTGGTAACTTTGCCCAATTTATGCAATGGGTTGATGAAATTAAAAGATTAGGTGTAAAAACTAATGCAGATACTCCTAAAGATGCACATCAAGCAAAAGAATTTGGTGCTGAAGGAATTGGATTAACAAGAACTGAGCACATGTTCTTCAACGAAGAAAGAATTCCAATCGTTAGACAAATGATTCTTTCAAACACTACAGAAAGAAGACAAAAAGCTCTTGATAAATTAAGACCTTTCCAAGAAGAAGACTTTTATAATATATACAAAGAAATGGGAGATTTATCAGTTACTATTAGACTTTTAGATCCACCTCTTCATGAATTCTTACCAAAAGAAAAACACGACATTGAAGAATTAGCAAAAGAAATGGATTTAACATACGATGAAGTAAATGATATTATTTTGGAACTTCACGAAGTAAACCCAATGCTTGGACACAGAGGTTGTAGACTAGCTGTAACTTATCCAGAAATTTATAGAATGCAAGCAAGAGCAATTATTAGTGCTGCTCTAAAAGTCAAAGAAGAAACTTCACATGAAATAGTTCCTCAAATTATGATTCCACTTGTTGGAGAAAAGAGAGAATTAAAATACGTTAAGGATCAAATAATTGAAGAAATCAATCAAGTATTTGAAGAAACAAATCAAAAATTAGATTATCAAATTGGTACTATGATTGAAATACCAAGAGCATGTTTAATGGCTGATGAAATTGCTGAAGAAGCTGACTTCTTTAGTTTTGGTACAAATGACTTAACTCAAATGTCATTTGGTTTCTCAAGAGATGATGCCGGTAAATTCTTATCAGAATATAAAGAAAAGAAAATCTATTCAAGAAGTCCATTTGAAAGATTAGACCAAGAAGGTGTTGGTCAATTAATAAAGATTGCTATTGAAAGAGGTAAATCTTCAAATCCTGATTTGCACGTAGGTATTTGCGGTGAACACGGTGGAGATCCTGAAAGTGTGGAATTCTGTCACAGAATTGGATTAGATTATGTATCTTGTTCCCCATACAGAGTTCCAATCGCAAGATTAGCAGCAGCTCAAGCAGCAGCAAGAGAAAAATTAAAATAA
- a CDS encoding L,D-transpeptidase family protein, giving the protein MKDDLQKDKDNKTSQMNKESSKNNSIYKLKESQKSHSWIWVVSILLGIYILVSIFFSFMTYPNAKINGENLGVRKISDVKNIFDEQTTSIIGRDNKTVTLNNSQAGLKQVALENQTYVQHGFLWPVELIKGIETDVKVKKSVDSEKLKETIKNSELFKNIKEPKNAQLIFENKKALIKPEELGNKLDLDKVCKSVIKGFNEHKDEIKLSSEYINPQVTKKSLEPNKKELENIAKASITLKLPNGESQKLEDNSMFLDENYKFEDKKIRIFVDDLKEKFEVIGKDFDFTTHNGKSIKVKAKVFGNEINKKQTVAMITDALKNGKTIDSDLVYSRRSRNNGVLGKSYIEISLGAQHLWYFKDGKLVLDTPVVTGDPSIDHETPTGLFEIWSKETDRFLRGYNPDGSKYKVHVDYWMQIDYTGVGIHDTKGRAAYGGQIFNGAGSHGCINTPINHVRTIFNSAENGMPVVIY; this is encoded by the coding sequence TTGAAAGATGATTTACAAAAAGATAAAGACAATAAAACTAGTCAAATGAATAAAGAGTCTTCAAAAAATAATAGCATTTATAAACTGAAAGAATCACAAAAATCACACTCATGGATTTGGGTCGTATCAATTCTTCTAGGTATTTATATATTAGTTTCAATATTTTTTAGCTTCATGACTTATCCTAACGCCAAAATCAATGGTGAAAATTTAGGTGTAAGAAAAATTTCTGATGTTAAAAATATTTTTGATGAACAAACTACATCAATTATTGGAAGAGATAATAAAACTGTTACATTGAATAATTCACAAGCGGGTTTAAAACAAGTTGCTTTGGAAAATCAAACCTATGTACAACATGGTTTTTTGTGGCCAGTAGAACTTATAAAAGGAATAGAAACAGATGTAAAAGTTAAGAAAAGTGTAGATTCTGAAAAATTAAAAGAAACGATTAAAAATAGTGAGCTATTCAAAAATATCAAAGAACCAAAAAACGCCCAATTGATTTTTGAAAACAAAAAAGCATTAATCAAACCTGAAGAATTAGGTAATAAACTTGATTTAGATAAAGTTTGTAAATCCGTAATAAAAGGATTTAATGAACACAAGGATGAAATCAAATTATCTTCAGAATATATTAATCCTCAAGTTACAAAAAAATCATTGGAGCCAAACAAAAAAGAACTTGAAAATATTGCAAAAGCTTCTATTACCTTAAAATTGCCAAACGGAGAATCACAAAAACTAGAAGATAATTCTATGTTCTTAGATGAAAATTATAAGTTTGAAGATAAAAAAATTCGAATTTTTGTAGATGACTTGAAAGAAAAATTTGAAGTTATTGGAAAAGATTTTGATTTTACAACTCATAATGGTAAATCTATAAAAGTTAAAGCAAAAGTTTTTGGAAATGAAATTAACAAAAAACAAACAGTAGCTATGATTACAGATGCTTTAAAAAACGGTAAAACCATAGACAGTGATTTAGTATATAGCAGAAGAAGCCGAAATAATGGAGTTCTTGGAAAAAGCTATATTGAAATAAGCTTGGGAGCACAACATTTGTGGTATTTTAAAGATGGTAAACTAGTCTTAGACACACCTGTTGTTACAGGAGATCCATCAATTGACCACGAAACACCAACAGGATTATTTGAAATTTGGTCAAAAGAAACTGATAGATTTTTAAGAGGATACAATCCAGATGGATCAAAATATAAAGTTCATGTAGATTATTGGATGCAAATTGACTATACTGGTGTAGGAATTCATGATACAAAAGGAAGAGCCGCCTACGGTGGACAAATCTTTAATGGAGCTGGTAGCCATGGTTGTATCAATACTCCAATAAATCATGTTCGTACAATTTTTAATTCAGCAGAAAATGGTATGCCAGTAGTAATATATTAA
- the dprA gene encoding DNA-processing protein DprA, with product MDSDLLLFLSSLNTNYNWIGPIIENYDTLDDIIYDNAKKLLEVDSKIYEFILKNMKKFDINLYKEKLWKNSIKFTTYGDSKYPKKLLEIDDAPYTLYYKGNLNEDFDNCVSFVGARKCSQYGSYACKKFVSEISQYKIPVVSGLALGIDKISHQTSLENNNKTIGVLGCGIDQVYPRSNYRVFQDMISSHNGVIMSEYPFGIAPLPYNFPFRNRIISGLSLATVVIEAKEKSGTLITSSYALSQGREIFAVPGNINSVYSTGTNQLIKDGAYILTDVLDIITQIPEFQNKYIEKPQLSFDLNELERKIFNLLKICANSPDEISIKLNEDISDVLMSLTKMELLGIVVDIGSKYSLK from the coding sequence ATGGATTCAGATTTATTATTATTTTTGAGTAGTTTAAACACGAATTATAATTGGATAGGTCCAATTATTGAAAATTATGACACATTAGATGATATTATCTACGATAATGCAAAAAAACTTTTAGAAGTAGATTCTAAAATTTACGAATTTATTCTAAAAAATATGAAAAAATTCGATATAAATTTGTACAAAGAAAAATTATGGAAAAACAGTATAAAATTTACTACATACGGTGATTCAAAATATCCGAAAAAATTACTTGAAATAGATGATGCACCATATACTTTGTACTATAAAGGTAATTTGAATGAAGATTTCGATAATTGTGTTTCATTTGTCGGAGCTAGAAAATGCAGTCAATATGGATCTTATGCATGTAAAAAATTTGTATCTGAAATCTCACAATATAAAATACCCGTAGTTAGTGGATTGGCTCTTGGTATAGACAAAATTTCTCATCAAACTTCTCTTGAAAATAATAATAAAACAATTGGAGTTTTAGGGTGTGGAATAGATCAAGTTTATCCAAGGAGCAATTATAGAGTGTTTCAAGATATGATTTCATCACATAACGGAGTAATTATGAGTGAATATCCTTTTGGAATAGCACCATTGCCATATAATTTTCCGTTTAGAAATAGAATAATTTCTGGTTTATCACTTGCAACTGTCGTTATTGAAGCAAAAGAGAAAAGCGGTACATTAATCACATCATCTTATGCCTTGTCTCAAGGTAGAGAAATATTTGCTGTTCCTGGAAATATTAACTCAGTTTATTCAACCGGAACTAATCAATTAATAAAAGATGGGGCTTACATATTAACTGACGTTTTGGATATTATAACTCAAATCCCTGAATTTCAAAATAAATATATAGAAAAACCACAATTGAGTTTTGATTTGAATGAATTGGAACGTAAAATATTTAATTTATTGAAAATTTGCGCAAATTCACCAGATGAAATTTCTATAAAATTAAATGAAGATATATCTGATGTTTTAATGAGTTTGACCAAAATGGAATTGTTGGGAATTGTTGTGGATATTGGAAGCAAATACTCATTAAAGTAG
- a CDS encoding pyruvate, water dikinase regulatory protein — translation MENINLVVLSDSTGDTGDQIARAALAQFDITCENAKFHLFGHIRSIEHLNSTLNKCLEMDNIIIYYSLVEESLIDSLKKFCDMNNLISVDILTPSIVAIQRLTKRSPATNPGALRKLDEHYFKRIDAIEFAVRYDDGKDPRGVSRADLTIIGVSRTSKTPLSMYLANKHYKVCNIPLVPESPVPKELFEIEPKRVIGLTNSPDKLNKIRKERLKSMGLPTESTYSDLGRILDELDYAEKVMKKIGCPIINVSDRAIEETAEVIIRHLKKMND, via the coding sequence ATGGAAAATATTAATCTGGTAGTTTTATCAGATTCTACCGGGGACACAGGTGATCAAATAGCAAGAGCCGCTTTAGCTCAATTTGATATTACTTGTGAAAATGCTAAATTTCACTTATTTGGACATATCCGATCTATTGAACATCTTAATTCTACATTAAATAAATGTTTAGAAATGGATAATATTATCATATATTATAGTCTAGTTGAAGAAAGTTTAATTGATAGTTTAAAAAAATTCTGCGATATGAATAATCTCATATCGGTAGATATTTTAACTCCATCAATTGTAGCCATCCAAAGGTTAACAAAACGATCTCCAGCAACGAATCCAGGTGCTTTACGTAAGCTTGACGAACATTATTTTAAAAGAATTGATGCAATAGAATTTGCCGTAAGATACGATGATGGAAAAGATCCAAGAGGAGTTTCCAGAGCTGATTTAACGATTATTGGTGTTTCTAGAACTTCGAAAACACCATTATCCATGTATCTTGCAAATAAGCATTACAAAGTTTGTAATATTCCACTTGTACCAGAGTCACCAGTCCCAAAGGAACTTTTTGAAATCGAACCAAAAAGAGTCATTGGTCTTACTAACTCTCCTGATAAACTAAACAAAATCAGAAAAGAAAGACTAAAATCTATGGGATTGCCAACTGAAAGTACATACTCTGATTTGGGTAGAATACTTGACGAATTAGATTATGCTGAGAAGGTAATGAAGAAAATCGGATGTCCTATCATAAACGTTTCTGACAGAGCAATTGAAGAAACGGCAGAAGTTATTATCAGACATCTAAAAAAAATGAATGATTAA